From uncultured Desulfobacter sp.:
GATCCGTGCCCTTTCCCATATCGTCCAGAACCTTCTGGTCGCCGGATTCAAGCCCGAGTTTAAGCATCTCACATCCGCTTCGCTTAAGTGCCCGGCAAAATTGAGGGTCTGCAAAATCCTTTTCAAACCGGACAAACCCGTACCACTTAAAAGCGCACGTCTGCCTGGAAAGTGCGTGAAGAAACGCAGGCGTCACGGCATTATCAATGAAATGAACAACCTCAGGATCGTTATTTTCGGCCATTGCTTCGAGATCACCAAGCACCCGATCGGCACGCTGGGTTGAGTAGGGCCTTGTTTCAGCCTTTTCAGGACAAAACCTGCATTTGCTCCAGTAACACCCGATAGAGGCCCTGAAAGGCAAAATTTTTGCCGGCGCAATATAATCATAATTGTCGGCAAACCCATAGTCCGGCACATAATGTTTTTTCTCAATGCCGGGTTTTCCAAGCAGCCCGAGCAAAGGGGATTCGCCCTCCCCTTTGACCAGATGATCAATCAGACTTGAAAATGGGTTATTAAAATCAGGGCGGCTCATCCAGGAGGAAATCAACCCCCCGCCCATGACAAGTATTTTACCCGGAAAATTATCCCTGATCCATCCGGCCAGGGCAAAACTGACCAGGGCCTGGTTGAGATAGCAAAGGGAGATGCCGATCCAGGGATGATTCCAGGATTCTATCACAGGACGAAGTTTTTCTTCAAAATATGGAAAAAAAGGATTTTCCTGATATAATGCCGCACTGTCAAGCAAGGCCTTTGAGTCCACCGAAGAGAGCTGATTGTCCGAATAGTCACTTAAGCTGATTCGGAATCTTGACCGATCCACGGATACGGCCACCAATCGATTCAGATCATAGACACGCTGGTGATAACGGTCAAAATTAGTGTACAAATCAGAATTGCTAAGGTCATTTAAAATGGCTGTCCTGTTTTTCAACGCCCGCCGGGTCCAGGAATCGGTTGCCTTGTCTTTACCAACGGAGTTGATCAGCCATAAAAGGCCGTCCACATTGGCGTCAACACATTTACAGTCGATGCCGTTTTCCTTTAATGCAGAAGATAAAAGCGCAATGCCGGCCGGCGGTTCACAGGGTTTTGCCACAGGGGGGAAAATTAAAAGCATTTACATCAGTCCCAAACCAAAATCATAAAGTTAAGATGCCTTCAAATTAAAACCATGAAGCGCATGAAGATCGATTTTAGTATATAATCTTCATGCGCTTCATGTTCTTCATGGTGAAATAAAATATTCGTTATATATAAATGCCGGAGCCAAATAGTGCCAGTTTTTTTTCATCTTTGTCCGGTTTTGTTTCGGAATTTTGAGATTTGTTTCTACTAACAGAAACAATTGTTATTGACACCATGAAAAAAACCATTTAACTTGAGCTTTAAAGAAATCTATACAGATAAAGGCACGTATGAAAACGTCTATAATCAACCGGAAACAAAATTTATGGTGGTGGCATTCCCGGCCAATATGGCAATGGCTGTTGCACCGCTTATCAAAGATGCTTTAGATTCTTGTGACATATCGCTGCAACAGCTTTTACTTAAATCCATGGCTGTTGCGGACCCAAGGCTGACAACATCCATGTCAGCCTTTTTTATTTTAAACAGCCAGGGGCTGATATAATATATCAAGACCCAGACGCAACCCACAACAAATGTTGAAAAATCTGTGTAGTTTACACAGACTTTCTTATAAAAGGATTTTTTAATGATATTAGACAGACTGCCGGATAAAGACCAATTTATCAAACTTGCCCAATCCGCGAATGTCATACCTGTGGCCACAAGAGTGCTTGCAGACAGTGATACGCCCGTATCCATTCTGCAAAAATGCTATGAAAAGGACAAGGCGTGTTTCCTTTTAGAAAGTGTGGAAGGTGGTGAACGGTGGGGCCGATACAGTTTTCTTGGCGTGTCCGCCTTTGGGCATATCAAAATTTTTAAAACTCATGTCCTTGTGGAAACCCGCCACGACACAAAAAAAATTGATCATGACAACGATCCTTTAAGCGTAATGCGGGACGTTATCAAAGGGTTTACCCCTGCCGATATCCCGGATCTGCCACGGTTCTGGAGCGGTATCACCGGCTACTTTACCTATGAGATGGTTTCTTTTTTTGAAAACATTGACGTTGCCCTACCCGACGACGCCCCATACGGCCACTTTATTATTCCCGAGCAGATGATCATCTTTGACAATATCAAACAAACCCTGACCTGCCTGAACATCTGTTACCTGTCCAAAACAGATGATCCGGCCACGGTATATGACAATGCCAGGAATAACGTTGACACGCTTGTGAAAGATTTAGGAAAACCGCTTGTTCCTGAAACCCCTCCCCATGTTGCCGATACACAACTTGTACCTGAAACACCGGCTGAAGAGTACATGGCAGGGGTTAAAACCATCAAGGACCATATTGTAGAGGGAGATATTTTCCAGGCTGTATATTCCCAGCCATTTTCATGCAAAACCAAGGTTGATCCCGTCTTGATCTACAGGGCCCAACGCTATATCAACCCTTCACCTTACATGTTTTTCATGAATTTCACGGACCGGGTCATTGCAGGCTCTTCCCCTGAAACCATGGTACGCCTCGAAAACCGGGTGGCAACCCTTCGACCCATTGCCGGAACAAGGCCCCGGGGCAAAAACGAACAAACGGACCGTGCCCTGGCCGACGATCTGCTCAATGATGAAAAGGAAAAGGCAGAACATGTCATGCTCATTGATCTTGGCCGAAATGACCTTGGCCGGGTGGCCCAGGCCGGCACGGTCCAGGTGACGGACACCATGGTCATTGAACGCTATTCCCATGTCATGCACCTGGTCTCCAATATCACTTGTGATCTGAAAGAGGAATGCGACGCCTTTGATCTTTTCAAGGCCACCTTTCCGGCAGGCACCTTGTCCGGTGCACCCAAAATCCGGGCCATGGAAATCATTGGAAAGCTTGAGAACCAACAACGAGGGGTCTATGGCGGGGCTGCCGGGTATATCTCCTTTACCGGCAACATGGACTTTGCCATTACCATCCGCACCGCTGTCATGGAAAACGACACATTAACCGTCCAGGCAGGGGCCGGCATTGTCTACGATTCAGACCCTGAAACCGAATTAAAAGAATGCATCAACAAGGCCAAAAGTGTTGAAATGGCTTTAAAACTTGCTCTGTCACAAAGCCCAAAAGGATAGTAATATATGAAAACAGCAATAATAGACAACTACGATTCCTTTACCTTTAACCTGGTACATTATGTACTGCATACAGGGGCCCAGGCAGAGGTTTTCAGAAATGATAAGATCAGTGTGGCAGAACTTGAGGGATTAGGATTTGATGCCGTTATCCTGTCACCCGGGCCGGGCAGGCCTGAGGATGCGGGCATCTGCCTTGAACTTGTACAAAAGCTGTCAGGAAAAATCCCTATCCTTGGTGTATGTTTAGGGCACCAGACCATTGCCCAGAGTTTTGGCGGCACCATTATCCATGCCAAGACCATTATGCATGGCAAAACATCCATGGTGGAAGCAAACGGTAAACACATTTTTTCAGGCATCAACAAGCCCTTTAATGTAATGCGTTACCACTCCCTGGCGGTTCAGGAATCGGATCTGCCCGACTGTCTGGAAGTGACGGCCAGAACCTTGGACGGAGAAATCATGGGCATTAAACACAAAGAGCACCCCACCCAGGGAGTTCAGTTCCACCCGGAATCTTTCATGACCACCGTGGGCAAACGGCTGATCAGAAATTTCATCAAAGGAGCATGATATGGATTTTACAGATTACCTGAATACCATAGTAAGCGGACAAAATCTTAGCCAGGAGCAGATGGCAGACATGCTGGACACCATTTTCTCAGGCCAGGCCACCGAATCCCAGGTCGGTGCATTCATGGCCGCCCTGGCCACAAAGGGGGAGACATTTGAGGAACTGGCAGGAGCGGCCCGGGCCATGCGGACCAAAGCGGTTCGTGTTCAAACCCTTGCCAAAAAGGTCATTGACACCTGCGGCACAGGCGGTGACGCCTCGGGGTCATTTAATATTTCCACCACAACGGCCTTTGTTATTGCAGGCGCCGGCGTAACTGTGGCAAAACACGGCAACCGGTCAGTCACCAGCAAATGCGGGTCCGCGGATGTACTTGAAGAACTTGGGATTAATTTAAGTGTGGATCCTGAAATTGTGGAAGAGGCCATCAACGAGATCGGCATTGGTTTCATGTTTGCACCCCTGTACCACGGCTCCATGAAGTACGCCATGAAAGCCCGGACAGAATGCAAAATCAGAAGCATTTTCAACATGCTCGGACCATTGACCAACCCGGCAGCCGCCTCATGTCAAATCCTTGGGGTATATGCACCGGAATTGACGGAAATGTTTGGAAAAGCATTGGATCTGCTGGGTGTGGAAAAGGCCTTTGTGGTCCACGGCCATGACGGCATGGATGAGATGACCACCACAGACCTGACCCGTGTAACGGAACTCAATGACGGCATGATTAAAACCTATGATGTGGACCCCTTGACCTATTTTGACGAATACGCCGACCCCAAGGATCTTTTGGGCGGCGATGTCAAACGCAATGCCGCCATCACCCGGGCCATTCTTTCTGGAGGAAAGGGCCCGAAACAAGATATTGTCCTGCTCAATGCAGGGGCCGGCCTTGTGGCCGCAGATGCCGCCCCCACCATTGAAAAGGGTATTGAGATGGCTTTAAAATCCATTGAAACAGGGGCTGCCATGGAAAAACTTGAACAGCTGGCAGATTATACCAGGGATAACTCGTAAATGGAAAGGCAGATAAATGAAAGGATTTCTCAACGCTGTTGTTGATGTTAAAAACGAAGAAATAAACCAGGCCAAAAGCAAAATTCCCTTAACCGCCATTCGCCATGATGCAGAATACACGCCGGCCCCGGCCTCTTTTGCAGATGCCATGGCGGATTCAACCCGTGAAGCGGTGGGTATCATTGCTGAAGTCAAAAAAGCATCGCCTTCCAAGGGGAATATCAAAACCGATATTGACGTGGCCGCTTATGCAAAGGCCTATACCCAAGGAGGGGCAAGGGCCATATCGGTGCTTACGGAATCAAAGTACTTTAAAGGCACGCTGTCCGATCTTGAACTTGTATGTCAAAACACAGATCTACCCGTCCTTCGAAAAGATTTTATCTTTTCTGAATACCAGATTTATGAAGCCAAAAAGGCAGGGGCGTCTGCGGTGCTTTTGATCACCACCCTGCTCGAGCCGGCCCAGCAGGCAGAGCTGACCCTGCTTACCCGGGAGCTTGGCATGGAGCCGCTGGTGGAGATCAATTCAGAGTTTGAATTTGAACAGGCATATAAAGCCCAGGCTCAAGTGGTGGGCATTAACAACAGAAACCTTGCCACCCTTGAGGTGGACACAAGTGTGGCAAAACGTGTAGCAAAAATCTTTCCTAATGAAATCATACCCGTGGAAGCATCGGGCATTTCCGGTCGCCCGGGCATTGAAGCCGGTATTGAAAACCGTATTTTCAATTTCCTTGTGGGAGAGAGCATTGTCCGTTCAAAGGACCCAGCCAAGTTTATCAAAACCCTTCTTGGCATCAACGAAGAGGACGACTAACAGCCATGGCTCAATTTCCTCCACCGATATGGCAGATACCTGACCAAAGGCACAACGTGCTTGTAAAGATATGCGGCCTGACCCTTGTGGACAATGCCCTTGACTGCGTGAAAGCCGGCGCGGATATCATCGGACTTGTTTTTTTTGAAAAAAGTCCCCGGCATGTGAGCACAGCCACAGCCCGGGAAATTGCCCGGGCCCTTCCCCAAGGCGTGCCGGCCTGCGGGGTGTTTGTCAACGAAACCTTTGACACGATTATGCAGACCGTTTCTGCCTGCGGGCTTGGAATTGTACAGCTGCACGGCGCAGAAACACCTGAACTTGCGGACCGCTTATCGGCCCAAAACCTTGTGGTGACCAAAGCTTTTTTTGCAGCAAGGCCCCCCAAAATTTATGAGACGGAAAAATACAAATCTGCGGATTTTTGTCTGGCCGAGTACGGCAAAGGGATACTTCCCGGGGGAAATGCAGAAACCTGGGATTACGATCAGGCCCTGGAAATGGCCAAAAAGGTGCGTTTGATGCTGGCAGGTGGGCTTAATCCTGAAAATGTAGCAGATGCGGTTGCAAAGACACATCCCTATGCCGTAGATGTATCCTCGGGTGTGGAAAAAGCAAAGGGGATTAAGGATATTTCAAAAGTCAAAGCCTTTATCAGGGCCGCAAAATCTGTTTCTATTTGACCAATAAATTACTCCCGGGATATATTTTATCCTCAGGTGTCAGATTATTCAACTTGCGTATGGCTGCTACGCTGGTTTCATATTTCTGAGAAATAGACCACAGGGTCTCACCCTTTTGAACCGTATGAAACTGGCCGGTCTTTTTTGGAGTCTCAGCTTTTGGTGTATCAACTTTTTTCTTTGTCACCTGAACTTTTTTCTTAGGCGCAAGTGCCGGCTTCTTCACTTTAGGCTCGGGTTTGACAGCTATTTTTGGGGGGGGCGTAGAGGCAACAACAGCCAATTTTCTTAATCGGTTTTCTAGTTTGTCCACACGCTCAATCAAGGTGTCAAGCTTTAGATTTAATGCTGTTTCAATTCGTGTGATTCGTCCATCAAGGTCGGACATGGCCCGTGATGTAGCTTGATTTTCATTACTACCCGAAGAAGATGCGATTTTGGCCAAAGAGATCTCAAGAGCGGAGATGCGATCCTCAAACCCCGGGACGATCTGATCTTCTCCGTTCGTTAAAACAGCTTCCTGTTCACTGCTCTCTTGTGTAGATGATCCGCTGAAAAAAAAGAAGAAAACCAGGGCTGTAACCACCAGGGCGGCGATAATAATCATGGTAAATTCATTTTTTTTCAGCAATGAGGTACCCGTCCCAAGGGCAGATACCCCAGGTTCATTTTTTTTCTGGCTTGTCTCTTTTTTCATTTGCTTGCTCCTGGAAGAAGATGTCTTAATGCCTCTTAATAGCATTTTAACCTGTTATTTCAAGCCCAAACAATAATTTTAGTGCGCGTGTATGATATTATCGAAATCAGTATACAGCGAATTTCCCCGGTAATTGCCTGTCAAGCACACCTTATCAGCCGGTCTGGCATATTGGATATGAAAATTAAAGTCCGGGAGCCTGGAGTAAAATTGTAAAAAAACCGCCTTATCCGTTTCCAGATTGACCCGGCATTTATCAAGCAGTTGAAAAGCATTTACGGCATGATGAACCATAAGATAAAAGCAGGCCGCTGACAAATATTTGCAATTTA
This genomic window contains:
- a CDS encoding aminodeoxychorismate/anthranilate synthase component II — protein: MKTAIIDNYDSFTFNLVHYVLHTGAQAEVFRNDKISVAELEGLGFDAVILSPGPGRPEDAGICLELVQKLSGKIPILGVCLGHQTIAQSFGGTIIHAKTIMHGKTSMVEANGKHIFSGINKPFNVMRYHSLAVQESDLPDCLEVTARTLDGEIMGIKHKEHPTQGVQFHPESFMTTVGKRLIRNFIKGA
- the trpD gene encoding anthranilate phosphoribosyltransferase — translated: MDFTDYLNTIVSGQNLSQEQMADMLDTIFSGQATESQVGAFMAALATKGETFEELAGAARAMRTKAVRVQTLAKKVIDTCGTGGDASGSFNISTTTAFVIAGAGVTVAKHGNRSVTSKCGSADVLEELGINLSVDPEIVEEAINEIGIGFMFAPLYHGSMKYAMKARTECKIRSIFNMLGPLTNPAAASCQILGVYAPELTEMFGKALDLLGVEKAFVVHGHDGMDEMTTTDLTRVTELNDGMIKTYDVDPLTYFDEYADPKDLLGGDVKRNAAITRAILSGGKGPKQDIVLLNAGAGLVAADAAPTIEKGIEMALKSIETGAAMEKLEQLADYTRDNS
- a CDS encoding phosphoribosylanthranilate isomerase, coding for MAQFPPPIWQIPDQRHNVLVKICGLTLVDNALDCVKAGADIIGLVFFEKSPRHVSTATAREIARALPQGVPACGVFVNETFDTIMQTVSACGLGIVQLHGAETPELADRLSAQNLVVTKAFFAARPPKIYETEKYKSADFCLAEYGKGILPGGNAETWDYDQALEMAKKVRLMLAGGLNPENVADAVAKTHPYAVDVSSGVEKAKGIKDISKVKAFIRAAKSVSI
- a CDS encoding anthranilate synthase component I family protein; the encoded protein is MILDRLPDKDQFIKLAQSANVIPVATRVLADSDTPVSILQKCYEKDKACFLLESVEGGERWGRYSFLGVSAFGHIKIFKTHVLVETRHDTKKIDHDNDPLSVMRDVIKGFTPADIPDLPRFWSGITGYFTYEMVSFFENIDVALPDDAPYGHFIIPEQMIIFDNIKQTLTCLNICYLSKTDDPATVYDNARNNVDTLVKDLGKPLVPETPPHVADTQLVPETPAEEYMAGVKTIKDHIVEGDIFQAVYSQPFSCKTKVDPVLIYRAQRYINPSPYMFFMNFTDRVIAGSSPETMVRLENRVATLRPIAGTRPRGKNEQTDRALADDLLNDEKEKAEHVMLIDLGRNDLGRVAQAGTVQVTDTMVIERYSHVMHLVSNITCDLKEECDAFDLFKATFPAGTLSGAPKIRAMEIIGKLENQQRGVYGGAAGYISFTGNMDFAITIRTAVMENDTLTVQAGAGIVYDSDPETELKECINKAKSVEMALKLALSQSPKG
- the trpC gene encoding indole-3-glycerol phosphate synthase TrpC is translated as MKGFLNAVVDVKNEEINQAKSKIPLTAIRHDAEYTPAPASFADAMADSTREAVGIIAEVKKASPSKGNIKTDIDVAAYAKAYTQGGARAISVLTESKYFKGTLSDLELVCQNTDLPVLRKDFIFSEYQIYEAKKAGASAVLLITTLLEPAQQAELTLLTRELGMEPLVEINSEFEFEQAYKAQAQVVGINNRNLATLEVDTSVAKRVAKIFPNEIIPVEASGISGRPGIEAGIENRIFNFLVGESIVRSKDPAKFIKTLLGINEEDD
- a CDS encoding LysM peptidoglycan-binding domain-containing protein — encoded protein: MKKETSQKKNEPGVSALGTGTSLLKKNEFTMIIIAALVVTALVFFFFFSGSSTQESSEQEAVLTNGEDQIVPGFEDRISALEISLAKIASSSGSNENQATSRAMSDLDGRITRIETALNLKLDTLIERVDKLENRLRKLAVVASTPPPKIAVKPEPKVKKPALAPKKKVQVTKKKVDTPKAETPKKTGQFHTVQKGETLWSISQKYETSVAAIRKLNNLTPEDKIYPGSNLLVK
- a CDS encoding radical SAM protein, whose amino-acid sequence is MLLIFPPVAKPCEPPAGIALLSSALKENGIDCKCVDANVDGLLWLINSVGKDKATDSWTRRALKNRTAILNDLSNSDLYTNFDRYHQRVYDLNRLVAVSVDRSRFRISLSDYSDNQLSSVDSKALLDSAALYQENPFFPYFEEKLRPVIESWNHPWIGISLCYLNQALVSFALAGWIRDNFPGKILVMGGGLISSWMSRPDFNNPFSSLIDHLVKGEGESPLLGLLGKPGIEKKHYVPDYGFADNYDYIAPAKILPFRASIGCYWSKCRFCPEKAETRPYSTQRADRVLGDLEAMAENNDPEVVHFIDNAVTPAFLHALSRQTCAFKWYGFVRFEKDFADPQFCRALKRSGCEMLKLGLESGDQKVLDDMGKGTDLELASATLANLKAAGILTFVYLLFGTHYEDEAAAHRTLDYIKAHKSDIDYLNLSVFNLPKFSEDAKGLVTHEFSHGDLSLYLNFEHPWGWTRRNVKSFIDKEFKKQLGVGSRFRKNPAFFSSNHAMFFNNLDLSKGIF